In Sulfuracidifex metallicus DSM 6482 = JCM 9184, a single window of DNA contains:
- a CDS encoding protease pro-enzyme activation domain-containing protein produces the protein MEDTKNFGVLLLTIILITIGSSMTISASNVPTSSPMELQNPETPQINGFHYEGKLDPSTNVVVTFSIPLRNLNMLYYYAEETSNPSSSLYHHFLSKEQVEKLFYPSSSYQKLMSWINEEGLKVISTSTDSVVVVEGKASQFEKLGLSFSVFSNGSESYYIANGQFNLPVHAFIYSSNISNLFFGHPSTLFNKARSFGVNSTTPIEAYPIKALREAYNVTPLYSNNVKGSSNYSIGILDFYGDPYINQELAYYDQLYNISNPPYFKIVPIGPYDPNLGIETGWAGEISLDVESSHTIAPNAGITLFIANGNLPLYSIISYIDEIGNVTDVSQSFSIPETYFSQFSGPQFYSCVVLTDQYYAMGSAEGITFLASSGDAGGSGYSAGPLGTVGYPATSPWVTAMGGTTTYIDFGKGFVTTSWSNYGFIPNGVNYGGSTGGISIIEPEPWYQEGLSAPSSYPDGREVPDLSANANVYPGVYIVCPGNVTEISGGTSEASPLMAGMVALMAQYLGHKLGDLNPIIYELADNSTDYQKAFVPITFGYNIPWTAHYGYNLVNGWGSINLGYLSNLVKELSVKPSLSVSIKVLNGTPNVTLPEEIYPGQNLTVVANVTYNGTPVKANVTLYLSDVMGQVLKAEMTKMNGSYYALVKVPSNDSGITYFTVNATYMNQSKIEGVGMVSSFAGYYICFLSPIIMKPYSVENNVTVEAQVENVYGEPFPHSHVEVAVYYYNFTSNQYIKVGNVTLTFNNYTDLWTGYLQGNYNAGVMLLMGENAYGFVSFYNGFDLQSLFILPQVISEPGAVGGGQYVIIQGNIEPPVNIPPSTMSDSVFGTTINASLTFNGKSVSSTQLLMTSQLQYLGFLYVPKNVSGGLYNIILNAQYQSFSLGENISGYFYGQIYVSPSVSTPVVETSNYSIQGQLLEIYANISYPNGTPVRFGMYSATVFPVKLSFDYSYISNLVEIPLYFNYTSDLWQGNVTLPSILNDGNLSYLDNSVVQGPFRILVTGESYNAVPTNVSLKYAKTINVEPFSLIESQKITEPTDNSYFKNDTILDFSGELMNDVFYNTTVEGGTQDILMATGSMSLMDANSTIIQGNLNDVYAYDSHLTLIDSHIEELKLVNSTVTLIDSNVSSISPSAPEIVTTKYINATYNASLTFNVIGENIKQVVVTLNGTPIGEFYTNGTHSVTINTTKLPDGTYSLEIRATQSDGISSTYTTLLNVNGQLENLNKNLGNLSTQFSNKTSSIDSALSSQSKEEGKIMTYADVGIVLAIIALIIAIVALIRRSKST, from the coding sequence ATGGAAGATACAAAAAATTTTGGTGTACTACTTTTAACAATAATTTTAATCACAATAGGATCTTCCATGACAATTTCGGCAAGCAACGTGCCTACATCTAGTCCAATGGAATTGCAGAACCCAGAGACGCCACAAATAAACGGATTTCATTACGAAGGAAAGCTAGATCCATCAACGAATGTAGTAGTTACATTTTCAATACCGTTGAGAAACTTGAACATGCTCTATTATTATGCCGAAGAAACCTCGAACCCTTCATCATCGTTGTATCATCACTTCTTGTCAAAGGAACAAGTTGAGAAACTGTTCTACCCATCGAGTTCATATCAAAAGTTAATGTCGTGGATAAATGAGGAGGGACTGAAGGTAATATCAACGTCTACTGATTCAGTTGTTGTTGTAGAGGGCAAAGCTTCGCAGTTCGAGAAATTAGGGCTATCCTTCTCTGTATTTAGCAACGGAAGCGAAAGCTATTATATAGCAAATGGGCAATTTAACCTTCCAGTTCATGCCTTCATCTATTCGAGCAACATATCCAACTTATTCTTTGGGCATCCTTCTACTCTGTTTAATAAAGCTAGAAGCTTTGGAGTTAACTCTACAACCCCAATTGAAGCGTATCCAATTAAGGCTTTAAGAGAGGCATATAACGTTACTCCCCTTTACTCTAACAACGTAAAGGGAAGCTCCAACTATAGCATAGGAATCTTGGACTTTTACGGTGATCCTTACATAAATCAGGAACTAGCGTATTACGATCAACTATATAACATTTCGAATCCTCCTTACTTCAAGATAGTCCCAATTGGGCCATATGATCCTAACTTAGGAATAGAGACAGGCTGGGCTGGAGAAATAAGTCTAGACGTAGAATCTTCTCACACAATAGCTCCCAATGCAGGAATAACCCTTTTCATAGCTAACGGAAATCTTCCTTTGTATAGCATCATTTCTTACATAGACGAAATAGGAAATGTGACTGACGTTTCTCAGAGCTTTAGTATACCAGAGACTTATTTTTCGCAGTTTAGCGGACCTCAATTTTACTCATGTGTTGTCCTGACTGATCAGTACTATGCTATGGGATCAGCTGAGGGAATTACTTTCTTAGCATCTTCGGGCGACGCTGGAGGAAGCGGTTACAGCGCAGGTCCTCTAGGTACAGTTGGATACCCTGCCACTTCTCCTTGGGTCACCGCAATGGGAGGTACGACTACCTACATAGACTTCGGAAAAGGCTTCGTCACTACGTCATGGTCAAATTACGGTTTTATCCCCAACGGAGTAAATTACGGAGGTAGCACAGGAGGAATAAGTATAATTGAGCCTGAGCCATGGTATCAAGAAGGATTAAGTGCACCTTCCTCTTACCCTGATGGAAGGGAAGTCCCAGATCTTTCTGCCAATGCTAACGTTTACCCAGGGGTTTATATAGTGTGTCCGGGGAACGTCACCGAAATTAGCGGCGGAACAAGTGAGGCATCCCCCCTTATGGCAGGAATGGTAGCCTTAATGGCTCAATATCTAGGGCACAAACTTGGAGACCTTAACCCCATCATATACGAGCTAGCAGATAACTCTACAGACTATCAAAAGGCTTTCGTGCCAATAACTTTCGGATACAATATTCCTTGGACTGCACATTACGGATATAACTTAGTTAATGGCTGGGGATCCATCAATCTAGGATATTTGTCGAATTTAGTGAAGGAATTATCAGTGAAGCCATCATTGAGCGTGTCAATAAAAGTGCTTAACGGTACACCTAACGTTACTCTACCAGAGGAAATATATCCGGGTCAGAACTTAACAGTCGTCGCTAACGTAACCTATAACGGAACTCCTGTGAAAGCTAATGTTACGTTATATCTAAGTGACGTTATGGGTCAAGTGCTAAAAGCTGAGATGACAAAAATGAACGGTAGTTACTATGCACTTGTAAAAGTGCCCTCAAATGATAGTGGAATTACCTACTTTACCGTTAATGCTACTTATATGAATCAGAGCAAAATTGAAGGTGTTGGCATGGTGAGCAGTTTCGCTGGATATTACATTTGCTTCCTAAGTCCTATAATAATGAAACCTTATTCCGTAGAAAATAACGTTACAGTTGAAGCACAAGTCGAGAACGTGTACGGAGAACCATTCCCTCACTCTCACGTGGAAGTAGCAGTATATTATTACAACTTCACTTCCAATCAATACATCAAAGTTGGAAATGTAACTCTAACGTTTAATAATTACACCGACCTATGGACTGGATATCTTCAAGGAAATTATAACGCTGGTGTAATGCTCCTAATGGGAGAGAACGCTTATGGCTTTGTATCGTTCTACAACGGATTTGATTTACAGAGCTTGTTCATTCTACCTCAGGTAATATCCGAGCCTGGAGCCGTCGGAGGAGGGCAATATGTCATCATACAAGGTAACATAGAGCCTCCCGTTAACATACCGCCCTCAACTATGTCAGATTCCGTTTTCGGAACTACAATAAACGCCTCGCTTACTTTCAACGGTAAATCGGTGAGTTCTACTCAGCTGCTAATGACGTCTCAATTACAATACTTAGGCTTCCTATACGTGCCTAAAAACGTGAGTGGAGGGCTTTACAACATTATACTTAACGCGCAGTATCAGTCCTTCTCTTTAGGTGAAAACATCTCGGGATACTTCTATGGTCAGATCTACGTTAGTCCTTCAGTTTCTACTCCTGTAGTTGAAACGTCAAATTACTCAATACAAGGGCAACTACTTGAGATATATGCTAACATAAGTTATCCAAACGGTACTCCAGTAAGATTTGGAATGTACTCTGCTACGGTATTCCCAGTTAAGTTATCCTTCGATTATTCATATATTAGTAACTTAGTCGAGATTCCGCTCTATTTTAACTATACGTCCGATCTCTGGCAGGGAAACGTAACTTTGCCTTCAATATTGAACGACGGAAATCTTTCTTATCTAGATAACTCTGTAGTGCAGGGTCCTTTCAGAATACTTGTGACCGGGGAAAGTTATAACGCAGTTCCTACTAACGTCAGCCTGAAGTACGCAAAAACGATAAATGTGGAGCCATTCAGTCTAATAGAGAGCCAGAAGATAACTGAACCCACAGATAATTCGTACTTTAAGAACGATACAATATTGGACTTCTCAGGAGAGCTGATGAACGATGTGTTCTATAATACCACAGTTGAAGGTGGAACTCAGGACATTTTGATGGCAACTGGATCCATGAGTTTGATGGACGCTAACAGCACGATAATTCAGGGCAATCTAAATGACGTGTATGCTTACGACTCACATTTGACGCTGATAGATAGTCATATAGAAGAGCTAAAGCTAGTTAATAGCACAGTAACTTTAATTGACTCTAACGTTTCATCGATATCTCCATCTGCACCGGAAATAGTTACGACAAAGTACATAAATGCAACGTATAATGCATCGTTAACGTTTAACGTAATCGGAGAGAACATAAAGCAGGTCGTAGTTACATTAAATGGAACGCCGATAGGAGAATTCTATACTAATGGCACACATTCTGTAACCATAAATACTACGAAGCTGCCTGATGGTACATATAGCTTGGAAATTAGGGCTACACAGAGTGATGGCATTTCGTCAACGTACACGACGTTATTGAACGTTAATGGACAACTGGAAAACCTTAACAAGAATTTAGGAAACTTGTCTACACAATTCTCTAACAAAACCTCCTCCATCGACTCAGCTTTATCGAGCCAGTCTAAAGAGGAAGGTAAGATCATGACCTATGCAGACGTAGGGATTGTTCTCGCTATAATTGCATTAATAATAGCTATAGTAGCCTTGATAAGAAGGAGTAAGAGCACGTAA
- a CDS encoding DUF2173 family protein yields the protein MQEKLETLMKLKGAVAAGEFKENGELVSYKGEMPEDLAKMVAMMCAANTMMAKMQAEGFSKMTGMKWSPLVGWAVAAGDYAVCVEGNYGVFLQLNQTDFNEVFKVLHEVAHKG from the coding sequence ATGCAAGAAAAGCTCGAGACTTTAATGAAATTAAAAGGCGCGGTAGCCGCAGGAGAGTTTAAGGAGAACGGAGAACTTGTGTCGTATAAGGGTGAGATGCCAGAGGATTTAGCTAAGATGGTGGCTATGATGTGTGCTGCAAACACGATGATGGCTAAAATGCAGGCTGAAGGGTTCTCAAAGATGACTGGGATGAAATGGAGTCCACTAGTTGGTTGGGCAGTAGCTGCAGGCGACTATGCGGTATGTGTAGAGGGTAACTATGGAGTCTTCCTACAATTGAACCAAACAGACTTTAATGAGGTCTTCAAGGTTCTCCACGAGGTTGCGCATAAGGGGTAA
- a CDS encoding PDZ domain-containing protein, which yields MAYLMYPDIYGNKLAFVTEDDLWVMDLNDGKPLRLTSGLGAVTRAKFSNDGTLIAFTRLQTSGSSIAEVYVIPSEGGEAKRITWFGSPTTNVLGWSPEGKVIVSSDFQSPFAAWRNLFEIDPNGGEPKRLDLGPVTSIAYGEKALVIGRNNYDLTYWKRYKGGTRGVFWIDRGYTGNFVKFLDLNGNLTSPIWIGDRFYFVSDHEGIGNLYSVDLEGKDLRKHTDMNDFYVRNANSDGKRIVFQAGGDIYLYDDQKLIKLDIRAPVSGKQKQIFFDESRNVSDYYPISSEEIGIITRGRAFLLNPWEGAPLPLGDNTGFTRYKMIHSDGETVAVVKYDDVVELYDKEGNLKEELKPDVGTITRIAVYKSNLIIANKRGELIVLSSGNKTVLDKSDYGELSDFSVGPDGWIAYSKPEGTETSSIWVSSLDGKKYRITNPTGKDFMPSFSKDGRYLFFLSIRHFDPVLDEIVFNYDFPASTKPFVAVMKKGVPSPFLSTKGDGEFNPDDAIRRVEAFPIDAGIYRKVRHVKEGKVALLKSPIEGRAKYWLYSSAERVGSLIIYDMTTGQQEEVVNDAIDFEVLEGNVIVREKGNLMRIINVDKRPDLTSRDPGRRSGVIDLSRIKIRVEPAKEWRQMVKETWYLMKHNYWKGLDEDWDKVLNKYEKLLEKVNTRYELMDVINELQGENGTSHSYQIVNELRVEKPYTVGGLGVQVRFNGECYEITRIFYGDLSAENEKSPLLSSGLDMKEGDCITSIDGVKLTKEVTPQEILLNKQDVPVLVKIVHNGKEVSVSVKTVRNESYLVYRDWVRRNREYVEKKTEGKVGYIHIPDMGPMGFAEFVKDFTHQMDKKAMIVDVRYNRGGHVSPLIISYLSRQRIGADLPRDRKPSPYLPFSPPPAMVCLTDEHAGSDGDIFTHVFKRLKLGKVIGVRTWGGVIGINPKIRLIDGTTVTQPEFASWFDDVKFGIENYGVDPDLWVDISPQDYRNGIDPQLDEGIKASLEAMEKSKDILEEAEKDRESIVAGKVKNV from the coding sequence ATGGCCTATTTAATGTATCCAGATATATATGGAAACAAACTAGCTTTTGTTACGGAGGACGACCTTTGGGTTATGGACTTAAACGATGGGAAACCCTTAAGGTTAACTTCAGGTCTGGGTGCTGTGACTAGAGCTAAATTTTCTAACGATGGGACCCTTATAGCATTCACCAGACTTCAGACGTCGGGAAGCTCGATAGCTGAAGTTTACGTTATACCTAGCGAAGGAGGAGAGGCAAAGAGGATCACTTGGTTCGGGAGTCCAACAACTAACGTTTTGGGTTGGAGTCCTGAAGGCAAAGTGATAGTGTCCTCCGATTTCCAATCTCCTTTCGCAGCTTGGAGGAACCTATTTGAGATAGATCCTAACGGAGGAGAGCCCAAGAGGCTAGATCTAGGACCCGTTACCTCAATCGCGTACGGTGAGAAAGCTCTAGTGATTGGAAGGAACAATTATGACCTAACTTATTGGAAAAGGTATAAGGGCGGAACTAGAGGAGTCTTTTGGATAGATAGGGGTTACACTGGTAACTTCGTTAAATTCCTCGACTTGAATGGCAACCTAACTTCGCCAATATGGATCGGGGATCGTTTCTACTTCGTCTCAGACCATGAGGGGATTGGCAATCTTTACTCGGTTGATTTAGAAGGGAAGGACTTAAGGAAACACACTGATATGAACGACTTCTACGTTAGAAATGCCAATTCTGACGGAAAGAGGATAGTGTTCCAAGCAGGAGGAGACATTTATTTGTACGATGATCAAAAATTAATAAAACTCGACATAAGGGCACCGGTTAGTGGAAAGCAGAAACAGATCTTCTTCGACGAAAGTAGAAACGTGAGCGATTATTATCCTATCTCAAGCGAGGAGATAGGAATCATAACTAGGGGCAGGGCTTTCTTGTTAAACCCTTGGGAAGGTGCACCTTTACCCTTGGGAGATAACACAGGGTTCACTAGGTACAAGATGATTCATTCTGACGGAGAGACTGTTGCTGTAGTTAAGTATGACGATGTAGTTGAGCTTTACGATAAGGAAGGGAATCTGAAGGAGGAACTCAAGCCAGACGTAGGAACGATAACTAGGATCGCAGTTTACAAGTCAAACCTGATCATAGCAAACAAGCGTGGTGAATTGATAGTTCTATCCTCAGGCAACAAGACAGTTTTAGACAAATCAGATTATGGAGAACTTTCTGACTTCAGCGTTGGACCAGATGGTTGGATAGCGTACTCTAAACCGGAAGGGACAGAAACCTCATCAATATGGGTTTCCTCTCTAGACGGAAAGAAGTACAGAATTACCAACCCGACGGGAAAGGACTTTATGCCGTCGTTTAGCAAGGATGGAAGGTACCTCTTCTTCCTATCTATTAGGCATTTTGATCCAGTTCTAGACGAAATTGTCTTTAACTATGACTTCCCAGCCTCAACTAAGCCTTTTGTTGCCGTAATGAAAAAGGGAGTTCCCTCTCCCTTCCTTTCAACTAAGGGTGATGGTGAGTTCAACCCCGACGATGCAATAAGGAGAGTAGAGGCATTCCCAATTGATGCAGGAATATACAGAAAGGTTAGACATGTAAAGGAGGGCAAAGTAGCACTATTGAAGTCCCCCATAGAAGGAAGAGCTAAATATTGGCTTTACTCCTCAGCTGAAAGGGTTGGTTCCCTTATAATATATGACATGACTACAGGTCAGCAGGAAGAGGTTGTAAACGACGCTATTGACTTTGAGGTGTTAGAAGGTAACGTCATAGTCAGGGAGAAGGGTAACTTAATGAGAATTATAAACGTGGATAAGAGACCAGACCTCACTTCAAGGGATCCAGGGAGAAGGAGCGGAGTCATTGATTTGAGCAGGATTAAGATAAGGGTGGAACCAGCCAAGGAATGGAGGCAGATGGTTAAGGAGACGTGGTACTTAATGAAGCATAACTATTGGAAGGGACTTGATGAAGATTGGGATAAAGTCCTGAATAAGTACGAGAAACTGCTGGAAAAGGTAAACACTAGATACGAGCTCATGGACGTAATAAATGAACTTCAAGGTGAAAACGGAACTTCGCATTCCTATCAAATTGTTAACGAATTGAGGGTTGAGAAACCTTATACTGTAGGAGGACTCGGAGTACAAGTAAGGTTTAACGGAGAATGTTACGAGATTACCAGGATTTTCTATGGTGATCTATCGGCTGAAAACGAGAAGAGCCCCCTGCTATCCTCTGGCTTAGACATGAAGGAAGGCGACTGCATTACTTCCATAGATGGAGTGAAGCTAACTAAGGAAGTTACTCCACAGGAGATTTTGCTCAACAAACAAGACGTCCCAGTACTTGTTAAGATTGTTCATAACGGAAAGGAAGTTTCAGTCAGCGTAAAGACCGTAAGGAACGAGAGCTACTTGGTATATAGAGATTGGGTAAGGAGGAACAGAGAATACGTTGAAAAGAAAACTGAAGGTAAAGTTGGTTACATACACATACCAGATATGGGGCCAATGGGTTTTGCTGAGTTCGTGAAGGACTTCACGCATCAGATGGATAAGAAAGCTATGATAGTAGATGTAAGATATAACAGAGGAGGTCATGTATCGCCCTTAATAATAAGCTACCTTTCGAGACAGAGAATAGGCGCCGATCTGCCTAGGGATAGGAAGCCATCTCCATATTTGCCCTTCTCTCCACCTCCAGCAATGGTTTGCCTAACTGACGAACATGCCGGCTCTGACGGTGATATATTTACCCATGTTTTCAAGAGGCTTAAACTAGGTAAAGTGATCGGTGTAAGAACTTGGGGAGGAGTAATTGGTATAAATCCTAAAATTAGATTGATAGATGGCACTACGGTTACACAACCTGAGTTCGCAAGCTGGTTTGATGATGTTAAGTTCGGCATTGAAAACTACGGCGTGGATCCAGATCTATGGGTAGACATTTCACCTCAGGACTATAGGAACGGGATTGACCCTCAACTAGACGAAGGAATAAAGGCTAGCCTAGAGGCTATGGAAAAGAGTAAGGATATCCTAGAGGAAGCTGAAAAGGACAGGGAAAGTATCGTTGCAGGTAAAGTGAAAAACGTTTAG
- a CDS encoding DNA polymerase II: MGRTQPSLTRAIEEEIEKLERVSKKLRNVEMSKKLINVRKNVRIVEEALQDELTDPLEVIMIAILVSE; encoded by the coding sequence ATGGGCAGAACTCAGCCTTCCCTTACAAGAGCTATTGAAGAGGAAATAGAGAAATTGGAACGTGTATCAAAGAAGCTTAGAAACGTCGAGATGAGCAAGAAACTTATCAATGTGAGGAAGAATGTAAGGATAGTTGAGGAAGCCCTACAAGACGAACTAACGGATCCTTTAGAAGTTATAATGATAGCTATTTTGGTGTCAGAATGA
- a CDS encoding DNA polymerase domain-containing protein, with amino-acid sequence MRGTLLDIVPEWGRLKLVLDKGRTTYLKTTYPFYLADDGWISSSLYSNPDVLKVERETWNSFEGKVNLLRVDSLNPWMKIRAKVFNSFPPSWAQAYVRMGLSPFHEVEISGSVATIGEAVNISVAEVEFQWPISRRRVKVRINNEDATLDELEKTKVDVAIAPKWIRVNSEVRIDPSNLRIKLGIKGLIEWSIISKLPLREVESSSIGKILTTNEAWTAIKRKFIVPDARPNVERERTITEIREADKGGLIVFPVTGLYDDAIQIDFNSMYPNIIINYNISAETVNSKCNGREITTELGHTICANERGIVPESLEYLVKRKQEMKEVDKVRAEAIKWVLVASFGYLGYRNSRFGKIEAYELVTYLARKTMRIAIREAQEMGFEVIHGLIDSLVVRGDSSRIYSLIENIERKTKIGLKVDTEFDWICFTSSRKGESYPQRYFGRTPSGNLKVRGVIRRNQPKLVRDFLTDILNVASREANSHDVKRVVRESLPQITEEYLRRAYFGDPSDYVMEIKGIPYIKGKRLYKAWRYAGHDPLYYENFVKRAALELKGWFS; translated from the coding sequence ATGAGGGGGACCTTACTGGATATTGTGCCTGAGTGGGGCAGGCTTAAGTTAGTTCTTGATAAAGGTAGGACAACTTACTTGAAGACCACTTATCCTTTTTACTTAGCCGATGATGGATGGATTTCGTCTTCTCTGTATTCAAATCCAGACGTACTGAAAGTGGAAAGAGAGACGTGGAATTCCTTTGAAGGAAAGGTTAACTTGTTAAGAGTTGATAGCCTCAATCCTTGGATGAAAATTAGAGCTAAGGTGTTCAATTCATTCCCTCCAAGTTGGGCTCAAGCTTACGTGAGAATGGGTCTTTCTCCCTTTCATGAAGTGGAAATCTCAGGTAGTGTGGCGACAATTGGTGAGGCTGTAAATATAAGCGTAGCAGAAGTGGAATTCCAATGGCCAATTTCTAGGCGAAGGGTTAAGGTTAGAATTAACAATGAAGATGCTACTTTAGACGAACTTGAGAAAACTAAGGTAGACGTTGCAATTGCACCAAAATGGATAAGGGTAAATTCTGAGGTTAGAATCGACCCGAGCAATCTTAGAATCAAACTAGGGATTAAGGGCTTAATAGAATGGAGTATAATCTCTAAGTTACCATTACGTGAAGTTGAGAGCTCTAGCATAGGAAAGATATTAACAACTAATGAGGCATGGACAGCAATAAAAAGGAAATTCATAGTTCCAGATGCTAGGCCTAACGTAGAAAGGGAAAGGACAATAACCGAAATAAGGGAAGCCGACAAGGGAGGTCTTATAGTATTTCCGGTTACTGGGCTTTACGATGATGCAATTCAGATAGACTTCAATTCGATGTATCCCAACATTATAATCAATTATAATATTTCCGCAGAGACGGTTAACTCAAAATGCAATGGACGTGAAATTACAACCGAATTAGGGCATACTATTTGTGCTAATGAAAGGGGTATAGTACCTGAATCCTTGGAATATTTAGTCAAGAGGAAACAGGAAATGAAGGAAGTCGATAAAGTACGGGCTGAGGCTATAAAATGGGTTCTTGTAGCGTCATTCGGTTATTTAGGCTATAGGAACTCTAGATTTGGAAAAATTGAAGCATATGAATTAGTCACTTACTTAGCTAGAAAGACGATGAGGATAGCCATAAGGGAGGCTCAGGAGATGGGTTTCGAAGTAATACATGGGCTGATAGACTCCCTCGTAGTAAGGGGGGATAGTTCCAGAATTTATTCGTTGATAGAGAACATAGAAAGGAAAACGAAAATAGGACTTAAGGTAGACACGGAATTCGATTGGATATGCTTCACTTCATCTAGAAAGGGGGAATCTTATCCTCAGAGATACTTTGGTAGAACTCCCTCTGGAAATCTAAAGGTAAGGGGAGTCATAAGGAGGAATCAACCTAAACTTGTTAGGGATTTCCTCACTGACATCTTAAACGTAGCTTCAAGGGAGGCTAACTCTCACGATGTTAAAAGGGTTGTTAGAGAATCTTTACCTCAGATCACTGAGGAATACCTCAGGAGAGCTTACTTTGGAGATCCATCGGATTACGTTATGGAGATAAAGGGAATACCTTATATTAAGGGAAAGAGGTTGTACAAGGCATGGAGATATGCGGGTCATGATCCGCTTTATTACGAAAACTTCGTGAAAAGGGCGGCTCTAGAACTCAAAGGCTGGTTCTCTTGA
- a CDS encoding MFS transporter, producing the protein MNRLLFLIVSSMITGITWGANSLLMPLYLKDLGLTPLDIGTIIALSILFSAFMSLILSAYADAFGKVKGLTIQTSLSILGLILLIAGIPFGYLTLGGFGGGTIKMAMISDLSDNMERDLSRVNSGSILFSVLGSAMAGLLYPKYVFLIEIVLFLVSISLVVIVGEVGKPTGKFKLGITSKRTVFKFSTDSLIGLGAGMVIPLMSLWFYLKFGVGREELAPIYIISELTLAASSMLSPILSRKIGTVNTIFLTELVSILLLVYLPFTGSFILASAVYVVRNVLMNMTSPIREAFILKLIPREERTRGNGIVNMFHAIPRAIGPEIGGTLFNLGNLTLPFLITASLYSVSGLAFFLMFRKTSARG; encoded by the coding sequence ATGAATAGACTGCTGTTTCTGATTGTCTCTTCAATGATTACCGGAATTACGTGGGGGGCTAACTCCCTCTTAATGCCGCTGTATCTTAAGGATTTAGGTCTAACACCGTTGGACATAGGAACGATAATAGCTTTATCTATACTTTTCTCAGCGTTCATGTCCCTCATTTTATCAGCTTATGCAGACGCATTTGGTAAGGTAAAGGGTCTAACAATACAGACTTCTCTTTCTATTTTAGGTCTAATTCTTCTTATAGCCGGAATACCATTTGGTTACCTTACTCTGGGAGGTTTTGGAGGTGGAACAATAAAGATGGCTATGATATCGGATTTAAGCGATAACATGGAAAGGGACCTAAGTAGAGTTAACTCTGGATCTATCCTCTTCTCTGTTCTAGGATCCGCCATGGCGGGACTTCTCTATCCTAAATATGTTTTCCTAATTGAAATAGTGTTATTCCTTGTTTCCATATCTCTTGTAGTAATTGTGGGAGAAGTTGGAAAGCCAACCGGTAAGTTCAAGCTAGGCATAACGTCAAAAAGGACCGTATTTAAGTTCTCGACGGATTCCCTCATAGGCTTAGGTGCCGGTATGGTAATACCTCTGATGTCACTTTGGTTCTATCTAAAGTTTGGAGTAGGAAGAGAAGAATTGGCACCGATATACATTATATCTGAGTTAACTTTAGCAGCGTCCAGCATGTTATCGCCTATTCTATCTAGGAAGATAGGAACTGTAAATACCATATTCCTCACCGAGTTGGTATCAATACTCCTTTTAGTTTACCTTCCGTTCACGGGAAGCTTCATTCTAGCTTCTGCTGTATATGTAGTTAGAAACGTGCTCATGAACATGACTTCTCCGATAAGGGAAGCATTCATATTGAAGCTTATACCGAGGGAGGAGAGAACTAGGGGAAACGGAATAGTGAACATGTTTCACGCAATACCCAGAGCTATAGGACCTGAGATAGGGGGAACTCTATTTAATCTGGGCAATCTAACTTTACCCTTTCTAATTACGGCTTCCCTTTACTCAGTTTCTGGATTAGCGTTCTTTTTAATGTTCAGGAAGACTTCAGCTAGAGGTTAA